The following coding sequences lie in one Lysobacter capsici genomic window:
- a CDS encoding RNA polymerase sigma factor encodes MLTAVNESLADATVSPEAEDDRALVAAAAAGGVAAFEALYRRHASRVHGVIARLVGYHGARAEDLTQEAFVRAWQALPNFRFESAFGTWLHRLAVNTALMELRGRRSRPLEDSDEDAFDGIGSADSAGHVTALSMDLERAVASLPPRARAVLVLYDVEGWKHEEIAVELGMAVGSSKAQLHRARSLLRTRLGEQA; translated from the coding sequence ATGCTGACCGCCGTGAACGAATCCCTAGCCGACGCCACCGTCTCGCCCGAAGCCGAGGACGATCGCGCGCTGGTCGCCGCGGCGGCCGCGGGCGGGGTCGCCGCCTTCGAGGCCCTGTACCGCCGCCATGCCAGCCGGGTCCACGGCGTGATCGCGCGCCTGGTCGGTTATCACGGCGCCCGCGCCGAGGACCTGACCCAGGAAGCCTTCGTCCGCGCCTGGCAGGCGCTGCCGAACTTCCGCTTCGAATCGGCGTTCGGCACCTGGCTGCACCGCCTGGCGGTCAACACCGCGTTGATGGAACTGCGCGGGCGCCGCAGCCGGCCGCTGGAGGACAGCGACGAGGACGCGTTCGACGGCATCGGCAGCGCCGATTCCGCCGGCCATGTCACCGCGCTGTCGATGGACCTGGAGCGCGCCGTCGCCAGCCTGCCGCCGCGTGCTCGCGCGGTGCTGGTGCTGTATGACGTGGAAGGCTGGAAACACGAGGAGATCGCGGTCGAACTCGGCATGGCGGTCGGCAGTTCCAAGGCACAGTTGCACCGCGCGCGCAGCCTGCTGCGCACCCGGCTCGGAGAACAGGCATGA
- a CDS encoding XAC0095 family protein encodes MSRKTMPAAHAETILSPADAFVELKTLHDELVRIAHTIDPADAPAPGIRKHQQSRRRALAKVFRLWAEQIDRSLSAMRPA; translated from the coding sequence ATGTCCCGAAAAACCATGCCCGCTGCGCACGCGGAAACTATCCTGTCGCCCGCCGATGCATTCGTGGAATTGAAAACCCTTCACGACGAACTGGTCCGCATCGCCCACACCATCGATCCCGCCGACGCACCGGCGCCGGGCATCCGCAAACACCAACAATCGCGACGCCGCGCCCTGGCCAAAGTCTTCCGCCTGTGGGCCGAACAAATAGACCGAAGCCTCAGCGCCATGCGCCCGGCGTAA
- a CDS encoding DUF4097 family beta strand repeat-containing protein — protein sequence MTHTRSRTTARVLRRLPAFGLLAFGLAAALPVFAATPINQTRPIDPLGSVEIDNVKGLIQVRAWDRPEVKIEGSLGEGVEKLEIEGDRENLSIKVRYPNRGSGMGLLAGGDKGEPTELRVTVPLRVKLEIDAVSADVDVSGVASRELSIDSVSGDVVVAGAPREAEIDSVSGDLRLTLNSGKVSAQTVSGDLELRGRLNGEVSVETVSGKVDVATRESSLNKLSGNSVSGDLRVTASLGDGGEMSLETVSGDIRLSLPRSLSANVRGQSFSGDLRAPDAQIQRPKHGPGSSFEHRYGSGNGKIKLETFSGDATLELN from the coding sequence ATGACCCACACACGCTCCCGCACCACCGCTCGCGTTCTCCGGCGTCTGCCCGCGTTCGGCCTGCTCGCATTCGGCCTGGCCGCCGCGTTGCCGGTGTTCGCCGCGACCCCGATCAACCAAACCCGCCCGATCGATCCGCTCGGCAGCGTCGAGATCGACAACGTCAAGGGCCTGATCCAGGTCCGCGCCTGGGACCGGCCCGAGGTCAAGATCGAAGGCTCGCTCGGCGAAGGCGTGGAAAAGCTCGAGATCGAAGGCGACCGCGAGAACTTGTCGATCAAGGTGCGTTACCCCAATCGCGGCAGCGGCATGGGCCTGCTCGCCGGCGGCGACAAGGGCGAACCGACCGAACTGCGCGTGACCGTGCCGCTGCGGGTGAAGCTGGAGATCGATGCGGTCTCGGCCGATGTCGACGTCAGCGGCGTGGCCTCGCGCGAGCTGAGCATCGACAGCGTCAGCGGCGATGTCGTCGTCGCCGGTGCGCCGCGCGAGGCCGAGATCGACAGCGTCAGCGGCGACCTGCGCCTCACCCTCAACAGCGGCAAGGTTTCGGCGCAGACGGTCAGCGGCGATCTGGAATTGCGCGGGCGGCTCAACGGCGAGGTCTCGGTCGAGACCGTGTCGGGCAAGGTCGACGTGGCCACGCGCGAATCGAGTTTGAACAAGCTGTCCGGCAACTCGGTGTCCGGCGATCTGCGCGTGACCGCATCGCTCGGCGACGGCGGCGAGATGTCGCTGGAAACCGTCAGCGGCGACATCCGCCTGAGCCTGCCGCGCAGCCTGTCGGCGAACGTGCGTGGGCAGAGCTTCAGCGGCGACCTGCGCGCGCCCGATGCGCAGATCCAGCGGCCCAAGCACGGCCCGGGTTCGAGCTTCGAACACCGCTACGGCAGCGGCAACGGCAAGATCAAGCTCGAGACCTTCTCGGGCGATGCGACGCTGGAACTGAACTGA
- a CDS encoding hotdog fold domain-containing protein, with amino-acid sequence MSANVLTLYKKLTRYPAGHWLFTRAVCFKAPYFASIRPRFESLEPNRCSATMPHRRAITNHLGTVHAIAMCNLAELTGGVMTDVSIPNSMRWIPVGMSVEYLKKAVGTMRAVATPGAAIVESASGYDLPVNVEVTNPAGEPVFRATIAMRVSPKPKRD; translated from the coding sequence ATGAGCGCCAACGTCCTGACCCTCTACAAAAAACTGACCCGCTACCCCGCCGGCCACTGGCTGTTCACCCGCGCCGTGTGCTTCAAGGCCCCCTACTTCGCCAGCATCCGCCCGCGCTTCGAATCCCTCGAACCCAACCGCTGCAGCGCGACCATGCCGCACCGTCGCGCAATCACCAACCACCTGGGCACCGTCCACGCCATCGCCATGTGCAACCTCGCCGAACTCACCGGCGGCGTGATGACCGACGTCAGCATCCCGAACTCGATGCGCTGGATTCCAGTCGGCATGAGCGTGGAATACCTCAAGAAAGCCGTCGGCACCATGCGCGCCGTCGCGACCCCAGGCGCCGCCATCGTCGAATCCGCCAGCGGCTACGACCTGCCCGTAAACGTCGAAGTCACCAACCCCGCCGGCGAACCCGTGTTCCGCGCGACCATCGCCATGCGAGTTTCCCCAAAACCAAAGCGCGACTGA
- a CDS encoding aspartyl/asparaginyl beta-hydroxylase domain-containing protein has product MNEQVNQLVQAAGLASRAGRWQEAETLWQQVRAIAPQHPQALYSLGIHAFQRGDTQGAIELLHAAHRAAPNDPMILLSIGVVQRERGDAAAEWEAISASLAADPYFLAGLLAKASFLERQGKQRAAADAYRNALTVAPPQPHWPDMLKEQLLHASRRVEAYREEFAEFLAHRVGGPRAALDVGTLGRWDEAASIMVGRTKPYHADCNQLCVPRLPAIPFHDRSQFAWVEELESRTYDIIKEMRVVLREEQAEFTPYIEYQPGDPVNQWRELNHSRRWSTYKLWSYSQPVDEHLARCPQTRAALEAVEMAAIADVCPNAMFSALAPHTHIPPHHGETNARLVVHLPLIVPEHCRYRVGFERREWKVGEVLIFDDSIEHEAHNDSDELRVVLIFDVWNPLLSLAERDMVNAMMGAHRDFLAGR; this is encoded by the coding sequence TTGAACGAACAGGTCAATCAACTGGTCCAGGCCGCCGGCCTGGCCTCGCGCGCGGGCCGTTGGCAAGAGGCCGAAACGCTCTGGCAACAGGTTCGCGCGATCGCGCCGCAGCATCCGCAAGCGCTGTACAGCCTGGGCATCCACGCCTTCCAGCGCGGCGACACCCAGGGCGCGATCGAGCTTTTGCATGCCGCGCACCGCGCCGCGCCGAACGACCCGATGATTCTGTTGTCGATCGGCGTGGTCCAGCGCGAACGTGGCGACGCCGCCGCCGAGTGGGAGGCGATCAGCGCCTCACTGGCGGCCGATCCGTACTTCCTGGCCGGGTTGCTGGCCAAGGCTTCGTTCCTCGAGCGCCAAGGCAAGCAGCGCGCGGCGGCGGATGCGTATCGCAACGCGCTGACCGTCGCGCCGCCGCAGCCGCATTGGCCGGACATGCTCAAGGAGCAGTTGCTTCACGCCAGCCGGCGAGTCGAGGCGTATCGCGAGGAGTTCGCTGAATTCCTCGCTCATCGCGTCGGCGGCCCACGCGCCGCGCTCGATGTCGGCACGCTCGGTCGCTGGGACGAAGCGGCGTCGATCATGGTCGGCCGAACCAAGCCGTATCACGCCGATTGCAATCAGCTATGCGTGCCGCGCTTGCCGGCGATCCCGTTCCACGATCGCTCGCAGTTCGCCTGGGTGGAGGAACTGGAAAGCCGCACCTACGACATCATCAAGGAAATGCGGGTGGTGCTGCGCGAAGAGCAGGCCGAGTTCACCCCGTACATCGAGTACCAGCCCGGCGACCCGGTCAACCAATGGCGCGAGCTCAATCATTCGCGGCGCTGGAGCACCTACAAGCTGTGGAGTTATTCCCAACCGGTCGACGAGCACCTGGCGCGCTGCCCGCAGACCCGCGCCGCGCTGGAAGCGGTGGAGATGGCGGCGATCGCCGACGTGTGCCCGAACGCGATGTTCTCGGCGTTGGCGCCGCACACGCACATCCCGCCGCATCACGGCGAGACCAACGCGCGCTTGGTCGTGCATCTGCCGTTGATCGTGCCGGAGCACTGCCGCTATCGGGTCGGGTTCGAACGGCGCGAATGGAAGGTCGGCGAAGTGCTGATCTTCGACGACTCGATCGAGCACGAAGCCCACAACGACAGCGACGAGCTGCGCGTGGTGCTGATCTTCGATGTATGGAATCCGCTGCTGTCGCTGGCCGAACGCGACATGGTCAACGCGATGATGGGCGCGCACCGGGATTTTCTGGCCGGCCGCTGA
- a CDS encoding acyl-CoA dehydrogenase: MSIAIPFLAFLFIGAIAAYHRLRLPVWAALTATALVACWLLGANPTAVIVAAVIVALIAVPLMIPAIRLPFITKPLLGFYTKILPPLSETERTALEAGTVGFEGQLFSGKPDWQQLLSQPKPELSAEEQAFLDGPTEELCKMTNDWQITHVDADLSPDLWAFIKKSKFFGLNIPKEYGGLGFSALANHKVIQKLATVSSVVSSTVGVPNSLGPAELLMHYGTQEQKDHYLPRLADGREVPCFGLTGPWAGSDATSIPDYGIVTMGEWNGARVVGVKLTFDKRYITLAPVATLIGLAFRMYDPEGLIGDKRDIGITIALLPRDTAGVEVGRRHFPLNCTFQNGPIHGREVFIPLSQLIGGEAYAGKGWQMLVECLSIGRSITLPSSGSGGAKMGAIVTGAYARIRKQFGLSVGRFEGVEEALARIAGNAFAISALSQATAAAVARGENPAVPSTIAKYHCTEMAREVAKDVMDIHGGKGIILGPKNYAGRNWQALPIMITVEGANIMTRSLMIFGQGAILCHPWVLKEMKAAMLPDKKEALREFDKNLFGHIGFAISNAVRSWWFGLTAARIGAAPGDTYTRRYYRKLNRYSATLALMADTSMLLLGGKLKFKESLSGRLGDVLSQLYIASAMLKRYEDQGRPVGDQPLLAWAFHDAVHKIELALSGALRNFPIRPVGYLLWMLIFPWGRRAQAPSDRLGHRAASLLMSPNDARDRLAEGVFLTPCDNNPAGRINSYLQKVILAEPVERKFLKALKNSDIEALDFPGQLDEGVREGWITAEERKQLEELREMTIDAISVDDFDAAELRSAGYKPYAQDVHHGDSDARAAA; encoded by the coding sequence ATGAGTATCGCGATCCCCTTCCTTGCCTTTCTCTTCATCGGCGCGATCGCCGCGTATCACCGCCTGCGCCTGCCGGTCTGGGCCGCGCTGACCGCGACCGCGCTGGTCGCCTGCTGGTTGCTGGGCGCCAACCCGACCGCGGTCATCGTCGCCGCGGTCATCGTCGCGCTGATCGCGGTGCCGCTGATGATCCCGGCGATCCGCCTGCCGTTCATCACCAAGCCGCTGCTGGGCTTCTACACCAAGATCCTGCCGCCGCTGTCGGAAACCGAACGCACCGCGCTGGAAGCCGGCACGGTCGGTTTCGAAGGCCAGCTGTTCTCCGGCAAGCCGGACTGGCAGCAGTTGCTGTCGCAGCCCAAGCCCGAGTTGAGCGCCGAGGAGCAAGCCTTCCTCGACGGCCCGACCGAAGAGCTGTGCAAGATGACCAACGACTGGCAGATCACCCACGTCGATGCCGACCTGTCGCCGGACCTGTGGGCCTTCATCAAGAAGAGCAAGTTCTTCGGCCTCAACATCCCGAAGGAATACGGCGGCCTGGGTTTCTCCGCGCTGGCCAACCACAAGGTGATCCAGAAGCTGGCGACCGTGTCGAGCGTGGTCAGCTCCACCGTCGGCGTTCCCAACTCGCTCGGCCCGGCCGAGCTGCTGATGCACTACGGCACCCAGGAACAGAAAGACCACTACCTGCCGCGCCTGGCCGACGGCCGTGAAGTGCCGTGCTTCGGCCTGACCGGCCCGTGGGCGGGTTCGGATGCGACCTCGATCCCGGACTACGGCATCGTCACCATGGGCGAGTGGAACGGCGCGCGCGTGGTCGGCGTCAAGCTGACCTTCGACAAGCGCTACATCACCCTGGCGCCGGTCGCCACGCTGATCGGCCTGGCCTTCCGCATGTACGACCCCGAAGGCCTGATCGGCGACAAGCGCGACATCGGCATCACCATCGCGCTGCTGCCGCGCGACACCGCCGGGGTGGAAGTCGGCCGCCGTCACTTCCCGCTCAACTGCACCTTCCAGAACGGCCCGATCCACGGCCGCGAAGTGTTCATCCCGCTGAGCCAGCTGATCGGCGGCGAAGCCTACGCCGGCAAGGGCTGGCAGATGCTGGTCGAATGCCTGTCGATCGGCCGCTCGATCACCCTGCCCTCCTCGGGCAGCGGCGGCGCCAAGATGGGCGCGATCGTCACCGGCGCGTATGCGCGCATCCGCAAGCAGTTCGGCCTGTCGGTCGGCCGCTTCGAAGGCGTGGAAGAAGCGCTCGCGCGCATCGCCGGCAACGCGTTCGCGATCAGCGCCCTGTCGCAGGCCACCGCCGCGGCCGTGGCGCGCGGCGAAAACCCGGCCGTGCCCTCGACCATCGCCAAGTACCACTGCACCGAGATGGCCCGCGAAGTCGCCAAGGACGTCATGGACATCCACGGCGGCAAGGGCATCATCCTCGGCCCGAAGAACTACGCCGGCCGCAACTGGCAGGCGCTGCCGATCATGATCACGGTGGAAGGCGCGAACATCATGACGCGCTCGCTGATGATCTTCGGCCAGGGCGCGATCCTGTGCCACCCGTGGGTGCTCAAGGAAATGAAGGCGGCGATGCTGCCCGACAAGAAAGAAGCGCTGCGCGAGTTCGACAAGAACCTGTTCGGCCACATCGGCTTCGCGATCTCCAACGCCGTGCGCAGCTGGTGGTTCGGCCTGACCGCCGCGCGCATCGGCGCCGCGCCGGGCGACACCTACACCCGTCGCTACTACCGCAAGCTCAACCGCTACTCGGCGACGCTGGCGTTGATGGCCGACACCTCGATGCTGCTGCTCGGCGGCAAGCTCAAGTTCAAGGAATCGCTGTCGGGCCGACTGGGCGACGTGCTGAGCCAGCTGTACATCGCCAGCGCCATGCTCAAGCGTTACGAAGACCAGGGTCGTCCGGTCGGCGACCAGCCGCTGCTGGCCTGGGCCTTCCACGACGCCGTGCACAAGATCGAACTGGCCTTGTCGGGCGCGCTGCGCAACTTCCCGATCCGTCCGGTCGGTTACCTGCTGTGGATGCTGATCTTCCCGTGGGGCCGCCGCGCGCAGGCGCCGAGCGATCGCCTGGGCCACCGCGCCGCGTCCTTGCTGATGTCGCCGAACGACGCCCGCGACCGTCTGGCCGAAGGCGTGTTCCTCACGCCCTGCGACAACAACCCGGCCGGCCGCATCAACAGCTACCTGCAGAAGGTCATCCTGGCCGAGCCGGTCGAACGCAAGTTCCTCAAGGCCCTGAAGAACAGCGACATCGAAGCGCTGGACTTCCCCGGCCAGCTCGACGAAGGCGTGCGCGAAGGCTGGATCACCGCCGAAGAACGCAAGCAACTGGAAGAGCTGCGCGAGATGACCATCGATGCGATCAGCGTCGACGACTTCGACGCCGCGGAGTTGCGCTCGGCCGGTTACAAGCCGTACGCGCAGGACGTACACCACGGCGACAGCGACGCGCGCGCCGCGGCATAA
- a CDS encoding TetR/AcrR family transcriptional regulator: MNQPASNKPEPKLDAPSADLRPDGKPADKSADKPAEPAKPERSGRLSADDWAQAALDLIAEQGVAAVAVEPLARRLGVTKGSFYWHFPSRDALLVAALERWEKVEQETVFGQLEPIPDPRQRLRSLFHLVAHEVKSHVIYSELLKALDHPAVQPVIGRVSERRLDYLTASFRQAGLSRTDAQHRARLLYAAYVGFLQLNLQLHQTRMQHDEFEAYVEHMMATLIPSS, encoded by the coding sequence ATGAACCAGCCCGCCTCGAACAAGCCCGAGCCGAAGCTCGACGCGCCGTCCGCCGATCTTCGGCCCGACGGTAAGCCCGCCGACAAATCGGCCGACAAACCGGCCGAGCCGGCCAAGCCCGAACGCAGCGGCCGGTTGAGCGCCGACGACTGGGCCCAGGCCGCGCTCGACCTGATCGCCGAGCAGGGCGTGGCCGCGGTCGCGGTGGAACCGCTCGCGCGCCGGCTCGGCGTGACCAAGGGCAGCTTCTACTGGCATTTCCCCTCGCGCGACGCCTTGCTGGTGGCCGCGCTGGAGCGTTGGGAGAAGGTCGAGCAGGAGACCGTGTTCGGTCAGCTCGAACCGATCCCCGATCCGCGTCAGCGCCTGCGCTCGTTGTTCCACCTCGTCGCCCACGAGGTCAAGTCGCACGTCATCTATTCCGAGCTGCTCAAGGCGCTGGACCATCCGGCCGTGCAGCCGGTGATCGGGCGCGTGTCCGAACGTCGCCTGGACTATCTCACCGCGTCGTTCCGCCAGGCCGGCCTGAGCCGCACCGATGCGCAGCACCGCGCGCGCCTGCTCTACGCCGCCTATGTCGGCTTCCTGCAGTTGAATCTGCAACTGCACCAGACCCGCATGCAGCACGACGAGTTCGAAGCCTATGTCGAACACATGATGGCGACGCTGATCCCCTCGTCTTGA
- a CDS encoding phosphoenolpyruvate carboxykinase (GTP), with translation MPGSAGSLLVVLNEWVAQVATLTRPDTIQWCDGSEAEHQALVAQMLADGTLETLNEATHPGSYLHRSHPDDVARVEHLTFVCTNEREDAGPNNHWMAPHEAHAKMDALFEGCMRGRTMYVIPYCMGPIDSPLARCGVEITDSPYVVANMRVMTRMGAPALARIEREGRFVRGLHSIGELDPERRFIMHFPDELAIKSFGSGYGGNALLGKKCHALRIASHQARSEGWLAEHMLIVGIENPQGETHYVAAAFPSACGKTNLAMLIPPEGYRQAGWKVWTVGDDICWMRPGADGRLYAINPEAGYFGVAPGTSTKSNPNALASIQTNTIFTNVGVTADHQPWWEGLDNGQTPVTDWRGNAYDAGKGPAAHPNSRFTVSAKQCPSYSPEAENPAGVPISAIVFGGRRASLVPLVFEARDWTHGVLVGAAMGSETTAAATGAVGVMRRDPMAMKPFCGYNFADYFAHWLSFDDAGAKLPKVFHVNWFRKGDDGTFLWPGFGDNLRVIEWMIGRVKGEAGANETPIGYLPKATDLNLDGVALNEEAHAKLFGFDHAGWSAEFDSIGEYLGEYGPRMPQALHDEQRRIAAALKG, from the coding sequence GTGCCGGGGAGCGCGGGCAGTCTGTTGGTCGTCCTCAACGAATGGGTCGCGCAGGTCGCCACGCTGACCCGTCCGGACACGATCCAGTGGTGCGACGGCAGCGAGGCCGAGCATCAGGCGCTGGTCGCGCAAATGCTGGCCGACGGCACCCTGGAAACCTTGAACGAGGCCACCCATCCGGGCAGCTATCTGCACCGCTCGCATCCCGACGACGTGGCCCGCGTCGAACACCTCACCTTCGTATGCACCAACGAACGCGAGGACGCCGGTCCGAACAATCACTGGATGGCGCCGCACGAGGCGCACGCCAAGATGGATGCGCTGTTCGAAGGCTGCATGCGCGGCCGCACCATGTACGTGATTCCGTACTGCATGGGCCCGATCGATTCGCCGTTGGCGCGTTGCGGCGTGGAGATCACCGATTCGCCGTACGTGGTCGCCAACATGCGGGTCATGACCCGCATGGGCGCGCCGGCGCTGGCGCGGATCGAGCGCGAAGGCCGCTTCGTGCGCGGCCTGCATTCGATCGGCGAGCTCGATCCCGAGCGTCGTTTCATCATGCATTTCCCCGACGAGCTGGCGATTAAGTCGTTCGGTTCGGGCTACGGCGGCAACGCGCTGCTCGGCAAGAAGTGCCACGCGCTGCGCATCGCGTCGCATCAGGCGCGCAGCGAAGGCTGGCTGGCCGAGCACATGCTGATCGTCGGCATCGAGAACCCGCAGGGCGAGACCCATTACGTCGCCGCCGCGTTCCCGTCGGCCTGCGGCAAGACCAACCTGGCCATGCTGATTCCGCCGGAAGGCTATCGCCAGGCCGGCTGGAAGGTGTGGACGGTCGGCGACGATATCTGCTGGATGCGTCCGGGCGCCGATGGGCGTTTGTACGCGATCAATCCCGAAGCCGGTTATTTCGGCGTCGCGCCGGGCACCTCGACCAAGTCGAATCCGAACGCGCTCGCGTCGATCCAGACCAACACCATCTTCACCAATGTCGGCGTCACCGCCGACCACCAGCCGTGGTGGGAAGGGCTCGACAACGGCCAGACCCCGGTCACCGATTGGCGCGGTAACGCGTACGACGCCGGCAAGGGCCCGGCTGCGCATCCGAATTCGCGTTTCACCGTGTCGGCCAAGCAGTGCCCGAGCTATTCGCCGGAAGCCGAGAACCCGGCCGGCGTGCCGATCTCGGCGATCGTGTTCGGCGGCCGCCGCGCGTCCTTGGTGCCGCTGGTGTTCGAAGCGCGCGACTGGACCCACGGCGTGCTGGTCGGCGCGGCGATGGGCTCGGAAACCACCGCCGCCGCGACCGGCGCGGTCGGCGTGATGCGCCGCGATCCGATGGCGATGAAGCCGTTCTGCGGCTACAACTTCGCCGATTATTTCGCCCATTGGCTGTCGTTCGACGATGCCGGCGCGAAGTTGCCGAAGGTCTTCCACGTCAACTGGTTCCGCAAGGGCGACGACGGCACGTTCCTGTGGCCGGGGTTCGGCGACAACCTGCGGGTGATCGAGTGGATGATCGGCCGGGTCAAGGGCGAGGCCGGCGCTAACGAGACGCCGATCGGTTATCTGCCGAAGGCGACGGATCTGAACCTCGACGGGGTCGCGCTGAACGAGGAAGCCCACGCCAAGCTGTTTGGTTTCGACCATGCCGGCTGGAGCGCGGAGTTCGACAGCATCGGCGAGTACCTGGGCGAGTACGGTCCGCGCATGCCGCAGGCGCTGCACGATGAGCAGCGGCGGATTGCGGCTGCGTTGAAGGGTTGA